Genomic window (Polaromonas sp. JS666):
TTGCGATCTCGTGTCGAGGCAGCACCGGCCGGTCTGATCGTGCTCGATGTACGCGAACGTGACGCCTACGAGGCCGGGCACATTCCCGGCGCGCGGCTGCTGCCGCGCGGCCAGCTGGAGCTGCGCGTCGACAGCGAGCTGCCCGACCCGACGGCCCGCATCGTCACCTGCTGCGAGTTCGGCCGTGTCTCGACGCTGGCCGCGGCCACGCTGCGCACCATGGGCTTTCAGCGCGTGGTTGCGCTTGACGGCGGCATGAAGAGCTGGCGCGAGGCGGGCTACCCGGTGCGCGCGGGGCCGGCGGCCTGACGGTGGTCCTGAATCACCCAGGCGCCTTGCGTGCAGCGCAGCGGGAATTTTTTCTCAGGGCGCCTTGACGCAGTAGCAATAGATGAACTGCTGCGTGGTCCCAAACGGGGTTTCATGGACTTCGGTGGCGCTTTCGACGAGCTGGAAGGCCGCGCCAAATTCCCCGTGCAGCCCTTCCGCGTCATAGCGAACCACATCCAGACCGCTGCACTGAGCCGGCCCCTCCGGCCCGAACGTGGCCACGATGACATGGCCTCCCGGCTTGACCGCCCGCATCACCTGCCGCACATAGGCTTGCCGCTGCCCGGCGTCGGTCAGGAAGTGGAAAACCGCCCTGTCGTGCCATACGTCATACCGCGCGGCGGGGAGGGCCACCTGGGTGACGTCGCCGACCCACCACGTCACCGCCTGGCCGGCGGGGCCGAGCCGTTGCCGGGTGGCATCAACGGCGGCCGGTGAAATGTCGAGCACGCTGACGTCGCGGTAGCCCGCCGCCAGCAAGTCATCGACCAGCGTCGACTCGCCACCGCCGACGTCGATGACGGACATGGCGCGGTCGGGCGCCGCTTTTTCGATCAGCGACAGGGATCGCTCCAGATGTGGGCGAAACCAGCTGACCGCGTCGGCGGCCTTGTGTTGATAGACCTGGTCCCAGTGATGCTGTGTGTTCATGTTTGCCTCTTTCAGAAAGACGCCCAACCCATCCGGGCCGGAGCGCGCTGACGATGTCCTTTATGTCCTTTATCGGGTTGGCGCGCCCAGCGTGTTGACCGGGATCTTCAGATACCGGATGCCATTGTCCTCGGGCGGCGGCATGTCGCCGGCGCGGACGTTGACCTGGATGGACGGAAGGATGAGGGTGGGCATGTCCAGCGTAGCGTCGCGGGCGGTCCGCATGGCGACGAAGGCCTCTTCGGAGATGCCGTCGTGCACATGAATGTTGTGGGCGCGCTGCTCGCCCACGGTGGTCTGCCATTGCGGCGCCCGCGACGCGGGGGGGTAGTCGTGGCACACATACATCATGGTCTCGGCCGGCAAGGCCAGCAGGGTGCGGATGGAGCGATACAGCGCATGCACATCGCCGCCAGGAAAGTCGGCCCGCGCCGTGCCCACATCGGGCATGAACAGCGTGTCACCGACAAAGACCGAATCCTCCACCCGGTACGCCATGTCCGCGGGGGTATGGCCGGGAACCAGCATCGCGGTGGCTTCGACGTCCCCGATCCTGAAGGTCTCGCCGTCCTTGAACAAATGGTCGAACTGGCTGCCGTCGGGCAGGAAGGAGCGCTCCAGGTTAAAGACTTTCTTGAAGGTCGACTGGACCGCCCGGATGTTCTCGCCAATCGCGATGCGCCCACCCACATGCTCCTTTAGATAGCGCGCTGCCGACAGGTGGTCGGCGTGGGCGTGGGTTTCCAGGATCCAGTCGATGTGCAGCTGCTGCTCCGCGACATAGGCCAGCACCCGGTCTGCCGAGGTCGTGCTGGTGCGTCCGGCCTTGTAGTCGTAGTCAAGCACCGGGTCGATGATGGCCGCGCGTCGGGTGCTGGTGTCCGTCACCACGTAAGTGACCGTCCAGGTGGGGCTGTCAAAAAAAGCTTGGACTGTGATGCGAGCACTCATGGCTGACTCCGTGGGTTAATTACAATCTACTTGCTAATAATATATATGTTTGTATAATGTTGTCAAGTAACCCACAGACAAACAGACAGAGCCATGCAACACACCCATCCCGTCATCGATCCCGAGTTGCTGCGCGGCGCGGCCGCGCAGGCAGTCGGCGTGCTGAAACTGCTGGCCAATGAAGACCGGCTGCTGCTCCTGTGCCAGCTGTCGCAGGGCGAGCGCTGCGTCAGCGAGCTGGAAGACGAGCTGAGCATCCGCCAGCCCACGCTGTCGCAACAACTCGGCGTGTTGCGCAATGAAGGCGTCGTCGACACACGCCGGCAGGGCAAGAACATTTACTACAGCGTGGCCGATCCGGCCATGCTTGAAATCCTGGCGGTGCTGTACCGCCTGTATTGCCCCGAGAACCCCCAAGACCCCGAAAGCCCCGAAGGAGAAATCTGATGTCCATCGACTGGAATGCATTCACCCCCTGGTCCGCCCTGCTGGGCGGCATGCTGATCGGCCTGGCCGCCGCCATGTTCGCGCTGCTCAACGGGCGCGTCGCGGGCATCAGCGGTGTTCTGGGCGGCCTGTTGAAGCCCGCGCGGGGCGATGTAGGTTGGCGCGCCGCGTTCATTGCGGGGCTGGTTGGCGCTCCGCTGGTGTACGCGGCGTTCTCCGTGCTGCCCGCCGTGCAGATTGATGCCGGCTATGGCGCCCTGGTCGCGGCGGGCCTGCTCGTGGGCATAGGCACCCGCTACGGTTCGGGCTGCACCAGCGGCCACGGTGTCTGCGGCCTGTCAAGGTTCTCGCTGCGGTCGCTGGCGGCGACAGCCACCTTCATGGGCGCAGGTTTCGTGACGGTGTTTGTGCTGCGCCACCTCTTCAATAGTTAATAGTTACGTAGTTAAGGAGCAGATTCATGTTTGTCTTGACATCACTACTCGCCGGCCTGGTGTTCGGCCTGGGACTCATTGTGTCCGGCATGGCCAATCCGGCCAAGGTACTGGGTTTCCTGGACCTGGCGGGCCGGTGGGACCCCTCGCTGGCACTGGTCATGGCGGGTGCCATCGCGGTAGGCTCTGTCGCCTTCCTGTTGGCAAAAAACCGTACCCGGTCTCTGCTGGGCGCCGAAATGAAACTGCCCACCGCCAGCCACATAGACCGCCGGCTGGTGGTCGGCAGCGCGCTGTTCGGCATGGGCTGGGGCATTGCAGGGTTCTGCCCGGGCCCCGGCCTGGTCGCCCTCGGCATGGGCGAGTCCAAAGCGCTGCTTTTTGTCGCCGCGATGCTCGCCGGCATGGTGGTGTTCGAGATCCTGGAAAAGCGCCGGCAGACGATAACGCATCGCACCGCGTGAGCGCCGCATCATGACGAGCACCACCACCTGGCTGGCGAGCCTGATCACCGTTGCGATACTGCTGGTCTATGAGGCTGCGCTGCTGCTGGTCCAGCGGCGCAACCCGGCACGACTGGCGCGCTCGGCACATGCGAACCTGCGCGAGGAATGGCTAGCGGCCCTGTCCCGGCAGCGTGGCTCCGAAATTCTGGCGGTGCAGACCCTGCGCAATTCGCTGATGTCGGCGACGATGACCGCGTCAACGGCGGCGCTCGGACTGATGGGCGCGGCCACGCTGGCCGCGCCCTCGCTGAACGCCTCGCTGGCCGACGGGGAAGCCCTCTTCGGGCAGTTCACGGCGCGGCTGGCGCTGGAACTGGTGCTGATGACCGTGCTGTTTGCCTCCCTGGTCTGCTCGGCGATGGCGGTGCGCTACTACAACCATGCCGGCTTCATCAGCTCCATGCCGGTGGACTCGGATGAGCGCCACCGGTGGACGCCTACCGGCGTGGTCTATCTGCGCCGCGCAGGGCTGCTCTACAGCTGGGGCCTGCGACACCTGCTCATGGTGGCGCCGCTCCTCGCGTCCATCGTCTACCCGCTGGCCGGCCCCGTGGCGGCGGTCATCGTCGTGGTCGCGCTGCTCGGTTTTGACCGGTTCACCCCCGCCTGAGCCTCGCATCGGCCCCGGCCCTCAGCGGCGCGCTGGCTGATTTATTGCTAGGTTGCGGTCATGGCCACCTCTGCCCGCACACCGCCCCCTTCAAGCAAATCGTCCGCAGACCCCCAGTGGCGCGCGCAGGAGCTGCTGCTGATGAGCGAGGTCATGCGGCTGGTCGGCAAAAGCCTGGCGCCCGAGGTGGTGCTGCGGGAAATGCTGCACCTGATGTCGGAACTGCTGGGGCTGAACCGGGGCCGCATTGTGCTGGCCGATTTTGTCGGCGACATTGCGTTGCAGGGCCTGGCTGATCGCAAACCGGCGACCCGGGCTGCCGGCGCGCCGGCGCCACAATCGGCCATTCGTTATGCCTACGGCCTGACGCGCGAGGAAATGGCGCGCGGCCGCTACGGCCCGGGCGAAGGCATCACCGGCCGGGTGCTGGCCACGGCGCAGCCCATCATCGTGCAGGACATCGATGCCGAGCCGCAGTTTCTGGCGCGCTCGGTGGCGCGGGCCCAGCTGCCGCCCGACACCGTGGCCTTCATTGCGCTGCCGATCGAGGTCAACCGCGAGGTGATCGGCGTGCTGGCCTGCCACCGCATCAGGAGCCGCGACCGGCAGCTCGCCGACGATGTGGCGGTGCTGAAAATCCTGGCGACACTGGCCGGCCAGCTGCTGCAGCTGCAGGCGCTGGTGGCGGAAAAAACCCGCGCGCTGCAGGCCAAAAACCAGCTGCTGACGCGCGCGCTGGAGACCGCCGCCGCCCGCTACGGCATCATCGGCACCTCGCCGGCGCTGCTGCAGGCACTTGGCGAACTGGAACGGGTGTCAGAGGCCACCGCCAGCGTGCTGCTGCTGGGCGAGTCGGGCACCGGCAAGGAGCTGTTTGCGCGCGCGGTGCACCTGTCCAGCCAGCGCCGCGACCAGCCTTTCATCAAGGTCAATTGCGCGGCGATTCCCGACACCTTGTTCGAGTCGGAACTGTTCGGCTACGAGCGCGGCGCCTTCACCGGCGCACAGAACGCCCGCGCCGGCTGGTTCGAGCAGGCCGACCGCGGCACGATATTTCTCGACGAGATTGGCGAAATGCCACTGGCCATGCAGACCAAGCTGCTGCGCACGCTGCAGGAGGGCACCATTGTGCGGCTGGGCGGCAAGCGCGAAATCCGCGTGGAAGTGCGCGTGGTGGCGGCCACCAACCGCGACCTGGCGCAGGAGGTGCAGCGCGGCAGCTTCCGGCGCGACCTCTTTTACCGGCTCAATGTGATTCCGATCCGGCTGCCCTCGCTGCGCGAGCGTCCGCAGGACATTCGCGCGCTGGCCGTGCATTTTTTAAGCCGCATCAACCAGGCCAACCAGCGCAACGTGAGCCTGTCGCCGGCGGCCCTGGCCCGGCTGGAGCAGCACCCCTGGCCCGGCAACATCCGCGAACTGGGCAACGTGATCGAACGGCTGGTGCTGCTGACCGACAGCGCCATGGTGTCCGCGCCAGAGGTGGAACGTTTTCTGCCGCCCGAACAGGAGGATGCTGCAGCAGCGGCCCGCCCGCCCGCGTTGGCCTCCGCCGGCCAAGCCCACGCGCCACCCGGTGCGGCGGCTCCCGCCGTGCGCGAGTACCAGCCCGCCCGGTCGCACTCGGCCGCGCAATTGCAGCAGGCGCTGCTGGCCCATGGCGGCAACCAGTCGCGCGCCGCGCAGGCCCTGGGGCTGACGGTGCGGCAGTTCTCCTACCGGCTGCGCAAGATGGGCCTGCACAATGTCGACAATTTGTAGACATTGTGCGAGGTCGCGTCGGCCCGTCCAACACCGAATGCTACTGATTCAATAGCATCAGACTCTCGTTTTTATTGGGCTTATCGCCTGTTTTTCACAAACCTTCAGAAAGCGGAAACGCTGGCATGTCCGTTGCAATAAGGACAGGGACGGCATGTGCCGTGACCTCATCTGGAGAGTTTCATGACGACCGAAAACGCGCTTCCCCCCGTCCTCGTATCCCCCGAACAACTGTCGGCCATGATGGGCACCGAGCCGGTAGTCATCATCGACACCCGCGATGCTGACACCTATGCCGCCGGCCACCTGCCCGGCGCCGTCAACCTGCGCGAGATCTTCACCTTCCTGGCGACCTCGACGGCCGAAGGCCTGACCGCTCTCCAGTCCACGTTTGCCGAGCACTTTGGCGCGATCGGCCTGTCAGGCAACGAGACGGCCGTGTTTTACGAAGACGCGCTCAACAGCGGCTACGGCCAGTCCTGCCGCGGCTACTACCTGCTGACCTGGCTGGGCTACCCGAAGATCAAGGTGCTCAATGGCGGCTTTTCTGCGTGGAAGGCCAGGGGCCTGCCCGTCAGCACCGACCCGGTCACGCCGGCGGCCGCCACCTTCCCGGCCAAGCTCGCCATGGCCGACGTGATGCTGACCAAGGACGAGGTGGCCGCGGCGCTGGGCACCGACACCGTGCTGCTGGACGTGCGCGACATCGACGAGTGGACCGGCGAAAGCTCCTCGCCCTACGGCAAGGACTTCGCCCCGCGCAAGGGCCGGCTGCCGGGCGCCAGGTGGATCGAGTGGTACCGCTTCATGAAGCCTTCGGCGCAGGGCCCGGTGTTCAAGTCGCCGCTGGAAGTGCAGGCCGAATGCGCGACCGCCGGCATCGCGACCGACGACACGGTGTACCTCTACTGCTTCAAGGGAGCGCGCGCGTCCAACACCTTCCTGGCCCTCAAGCAGGCCGGCTTCTCGGACGTCCGCATGTACTTCGGCTCCTGGAACGAGTGGTCGCGCGACGACTCGCTGCCGATCGAAACCGGGGCGCCGGTGATCAAGCCCAAGGCGCCGGCGCTGGCCCTGGCGGCCTGAATTGCTGAATTTTCCTGACCTTTTTGACCTTTTGATTTTTTTTAGGAAACACCATGTCCGAGGCCACTGTCATCGAACCCACCGCACCCACCACCGTGAAGGCCTTTCTGAAACCCATTGACGGCGAGGGCCTGGCCGCCTTTGCCGCCAAGGGCCGTGCCAACCCGGCCTCGCGTGGCACCAACAAGGTCCGCACCGTGATGCAGGGCATGTACCGCTCGCTGAGCTACGTGGGCGACCACCAGCCCGTGGTGGTGGACGAGCCGCTGCACCTGTTCGGCGAAAACACCGCGCCGGCGCCCGGCGAGATTGTGCTGTCGGGCCTGGGCGGCTGCCTGGCCGTGGGCATCACGGCGGTAGCCACCTGGAAGAAGGTCAGGCTGTCCCGGCTGGAAATCTTTCTGGAAGGCGACATCGGCAACCCGGCCGCCTGGGGTGCGGACGGCGCGCTCAAGCAAGCGCCCGAGATGGGCTTTCAGACGATCCGGGTGAAGGTGGTGGTCGAGGGCGATGCCAGCCGGGAGGTGCTCGACGGGATCGTGCAGCATGCGAATTTCTACTCCCCGGTGGCCAACAGCATGCGCAACCCGATCCCGTTCGAGATTGCGCTGGCCTGAATGGCCTGAAGCCCGTCCACCCCCATACGGAGAGATCATGGAAGTCCTCGAACGCGCCCCAACAGATGCTGACATGGCCGCCAACGCCGGGATGCCCGCCGAAGCGGCGTTGATCCAGGCGGTCCGGTCGCTGGCCGACGGGCCGCTGGCCGAGTTGGCCGACGACATCGACCGCCGCGGCGTCTACCCGAAGTCCATCCTGCAGCGGCTCGGCGAACTGGGCGCGCTCAAGGCCCACATCGCCGAGCCGGGCCGCCCGTCGGACTACGCGCTGGCGATACAGGCGATGACCGAGGTCTCCCGCGTCTGCGGCGCCACCGGCTTCATGGTCTGGTGCCACGCGGTGTGCGGCGTGTACATGGAGCAGTCGGGCAACCCGGCACTGACGGGCGCGCTGCTGGCGCAGCACGGCAACGGCCAGACCCTTGGCGCGACCGGCATGTCCAACCCGATGAAGACCTTTGCCGGCATCGAGACTTTCTTGCTGCATGCACGGCGGGTTGAAGGCGGCTTCCGCGTGAACGGCACCTTGCCCTGGGTCAGCAACCTGGGGCCCGACCATTATTTTGGCGCTGTTGCGGATATTGACAGCATTGAAGGCGCCGACGACACCGAGGCGGCCACGCCACAGCAGGAAATCATGTTCCTGGTGCGCTGCGACGCGCCGGGCGCGGCCTTGCGCAACTGTCCCTCGTTCTCGGCCATGGAAGGCACCAACACCTGGGCGGTACGGCTGACGGACTATTTTGTCGGCGCGAACGACCTGATCGCCGACCCGGTGCGCCCCTTCATCGGCCGCATCCGCGCCGCCTTCATCCTGCTGCAGACCGGCATGGGGCTGGGCGTGGCGCAGGGCGCGATCGATTCCATGTGGAAGGTCGAGCGCCAGCTCGGCCACGTCAACGAGTTCCTGGAGGACCGGCCCGACGCGCTGCAGCAGGAGCTGGACGAGTTGACGGCCCGCATCATGACGCTGGCGCAGACCCCGTTTGGCACGGGGCACGAGTTCCTGATCGACGTGCTCGACGCCCGCGCCCATGCGTCCGAACTGGCGCTGCGCGCCGCGCAGTCCGCGCTGCTGCACCAGGGGGCACGCGGCTACCTGATGACGTCCGATGTGCAGCGGCGCGTGCGCGAGTCGCATTTCGTCGCCATCGTGACGCCGGCGATCAAGCACCTGCGCAAGGAGATTGCCCGCCTGAGCGCCGAGGAGCAGCCGGCATGAACACCCCAGCGGCATCACCGCCTGCACCCGCTGCTGCCGGGCTGCAAACCGACGGCTCCGGGCTGCCATGGGAAATTTTCATCTGCCGCGCCTGCGGCTTGCTGTACGACGAAGCCAGGGGCGACGAAGACAGCGGCCTGGCGCCGGGCACCCGCTTTGCCGACATTCCCGAGGACTGGGCCTGCCCGCTCTGCGGCGTGACCAAGGCGGACTTTGAACCCTATGTTCGCGAGGAGCCGGTCCGGCAGGCCCGGCCGTCCTCATCCGCCACGCCGCATCGGCCGGCCGCCCGACGTGACGCGGGCACGGTGATCGTCGGTGCGGGGCGCGCCGGCTGGCAAATGGCCGAGGCGCTGCGCGCGCGCGATGCCGGCCTGCCGATCACCCTGGTCACCGCCTGCAACGGCGATGTGTATGACAAGCCGTTGCTGTCGGTCGCCCTGGCCCGGGGCCTGGCACCCGACAGGCTGGCGCATGAAACCGGCCTGCAGGCCGCCGCACGGCTGGGTGTCCGGTTGATGGCGCACACGCAGGCGGTGCGCATCGTGCCGGCCAGCCGGCAGCTGCGCACCAGCCGCGGCACGCTGCAATACCGGCATCTGGTGCTGGCGCATGGCGCCCAGGCGCGTTCGCTGCCGCAGTTTCCGGCCGCGCTGTGCTGGCGCATCAACCATTTGCAGGCCTATTCCCGCTTTCGCGCCTGCCTGGGCGAGGCGGCGCAACGCATCGCAGTCGTGGGCGCGGGCCTGATCGGCTCCGAACTGGCCAATGACCTGGCGCTGGCCGGCCATAACATCACGCTGCTGGATGTGGCGGCGCGCCCGCTGGCCGCCTGCCTGTCCGAAGCGCAGTCGCAACAATTGCTGGAGGCCTGGCGCACGCTGCCGCTGCGCTTTGTTGGTGGCGTGCAGGTCAGCCAGGTGACGGAGGTGCAGGAGGAGGTGCAGGAGGAGGTGCAGCAAGGCGCGGCCGGTGAGAGCCGGGCCATCAAGCAAATCAGCACCCATTGCGGCCAGCTGTTCAGTGTCGACCACATCATCGTGGCCGCCGGCCTGCAAACGCCCCATCGGCTGGCCGACAGCGCGGGCCTGGCCTGGAACAACGGTATCGATGTGCATCCCGAGACGCTGGCCACCAGCGTGGAGGGCATTCACGCGCTGGGTGACTGCATCGCCATCGACGGACAGGTCAGCCGCTTCATCGAACCCATTGGCCGGCAAGCGCATACCCTGGCCGCGCACATTTTGGGCCAGCCGGCCGCGCCCTACCGGCAAACCGCCGTGCCCTTGCGCATCAAGACCGGCTCCTTGCCGTTCACGCTGCACCCGGCCTGAGCCCGGGCGGCAAGCGCCGGGTGGGCGGCAGCGCACCCCGAAGCCCTTGCTCGCTCACGGCGATGGTGTCAACCTGCGGCTCGTCATCGTTGCTATCAATCGCTTAGGCAAAACCAATTGGCTCATTCAATAGTATTTTTGTATCATTTCTCCTGTTACGATAATTTATAGCTATCAACCCACAGGAGTTCACGATGAGCACAACGCGACGCCCCGAAATCAAGACCATGGCCAATCTGGAGGCCGCCTTTGCCGGCGAATCCATGGCGCACATCAAATACCGCTATTTCGCCAAGCTGGCCCGCGAAGCCGGTGACGAAGCCACGGCGCGCACCTTTGAAGAAACCGCCGACCAGGAAGTCATGCACGCCTTCGGCCATCTGGACCTGCTCTACCCCAAGGCGACCATGACGCCCGCCAGGGCGCTGCAAATCGCCATCGATGGTGAAACCTACGAATACACCGAGATGTACCCGGGCTTCCGCGCAACCGCTGAAGCCGAAGGCAACGCGGCGGCCGTGGCTGAAATGGACGAGCAGATCGAGGAGTCCAAAGTGCATGCCGCACAATTCAAGGCCACCCTGGAAAAAGCCCAGAAACGCTTTGCGGCCCTGGCCCGGGTGGAAGAGCGCCACGCCAACCACTACCAGGCGCGGCTGAACGTTGTCAACGAAGGCGCCGCTGCGGCCTGAACCGGCGGACCCGCACGGCTGACCCGGCAAGGCAACCAAGTCTGTAAGACGCGGGCGCCAGCAGCGACTGATAGCCAGTACCATGAAAGCAGCAGCGCCGGCGCGATCGACGGCCCTGAGCGCTATATTTTTAATAGCTTGCAGCCCCGACAGCAAATGGTCCGGGAGCACTTTTAACACCTGAAACCGAAGGAATCCCCATGAAAACCTATCTCTGTATCGTTTGCGGCTTTGTGTACGATGAAGCGGCTGGCCGGCCGGAAGACGGCATTGCAGTCGGCACCCGCTGGGCCGATGTGCCCGAAAGCTGGGCATGCCCGGACTGCGGCGTTGCCAAGGCCGATTTTGAAGTGGTCGAAATTTAAGAAACCTACGCCCCCCGGCCCGTCATGCCGGCGTGGCCGGCCCTTGTTTATTGATTTTGTGGAGTCCGTGATGGCCAAACTTGCCCGCGCCAACTTAACTGCCCTGAAGAAAACTGCCAGCTACTACGTGCTGCACGTCACCGTCGCCGCATTGGTGGCCTACGCTGTCACGGGCAATTTTTTGCTGGCCCTGACGCTGAGTCTGCTGGAGCCCACGGTTCAGGCCTTTGCCTTTTTCTTCCATGAGAAAGCCTGGGAACGCTGGGGCGGACAGCGCAACGCGATGCGCGCCATGCCAGCGACGCCATTAACGGCAGGAGTAGCCGCATGACCCGGCCCGTGCTGGTCATTGGCGCCGGGCTGGCCGGCTGGACCACGGTGCGCGAGTTCCGCAAACTGGACAACGGCACGCCCGTGGTGATGATCACCGCGGACAGCGGCGACTTCTACGCCAAGCCGTCCCTGTCGAATGCCTTCGCGCAGGGCCGGCTGCCGGCGCAGCTCATCAGCACGCCCGCCGCCAAAATGGCCGAATCGCTGAATGTGACGCTGATGCCCCACACGCGGGTGGAAGCGCTTGATGTGGCGGCCAAAACCGTCAGCACGTCTGCCGGGACAATGGCCTACCGCGATCTGGTGCTGGCCACGGGCGCGCAGCCGATTCGCGTGCCGCTCGAAGGCCAGGCCGCGGACCGCGTGATCAGCGTCAATTCGCTCGAAGACTTCGCGCGTTTTCACGCGAAACTGCAGCCGGCGGGCGACGCCGCAGGCAACCGCGGCCGGCATGTGCTGGTCATGGGTGCCGGGCTGATTGGCTGCGAGTTTGCCAATGACCTGGCCCAGGCCGGCTACCGCGTCAGCGTGGTCGATCCCGGTACCCGCCCGCTGGCCGCCCTGCTGCCGGAAGCGGCCAGCGCGACCCTGCAGCAGGCGCTGGAGGGACTGGGCGTGCACTTTTATTTCGGCGCCACGGTGCGCGCGGTCGATCCTGTTGATCCGGCCACAACACAACCGGCAGGCGCGGATTCACTGGAAATTTCGCTGGCCAATGGGGAAGTCATTGACGCCAGCTGCGTATTGAGCGCCATTGGCCTGAGAGCCGACACGGCCCTGGCCCGGGCGGCAGGCCTGGCGGTCGACCGTGCCATTGTGGTCAATACCCGCCTGCAGACCAGCGCCGAGGGGGTGTATGCGCTCGGCGACAGCGCCCAGTACGCCAGCGCGGTGTCAAAACTGTCGGTGCATGGCAGCGCGCTGCCTTATGTCATGCCCATCATGGCGGCGGCCAAGGCGCTGGCCGCCAATCTGGCGGGCACACCGGCAGAACTGGTTTTCCCGCTGATGCCGGTTTCCGTGAAAACACCCTCGCTGCCGTTGGTGGTGGCCGCGCCGCAGCCCGGCACGGACGGCCAGTGGCACATGCCGGAAGCCGGTTTGTGGCAATGGATGGATGAGGCCGGCCTGCAGCGCGGTTTTGTGCTGGCGGGCGCGCAGACCGCCCAGCGCATGGTGCAGGCCAGGCGGGTCGCGCTGTAGGCGCTTGCACCGGCATGGGCCTGCAGGCCAGTGCCCATGCCCGGTTCCTTGGTAAAAAGTCAAAAGCGCAACACCTG
Coding sequences:
- a CDS encoding class I SAM-dependent methyltransferase — its product is MNTQHHWDQVYQHKAADAVSWFRPHLERSLSLIEKAAPDRAMSVIDVGGGESTLVDDLLAAGYRDVSVLDISPAAVDATRQRLGPAGQAVTWWVGDVTQVALPAARYDVWHDRAVFHFLTDAGQRQAYVRQVMRAVKPGGHVIVATFGPEGPAQCSGLDVVRYDAEGLHGEFGAAFQLVESATEVHETPFGTTQQFIYCYCVKAP
- a CDS encoding MBL fold metallo-hydrolase; translated protein: MSARITVQAFFDSPTWTVTYVVTDTSTRRAAIIDPVLDYDYKAGRTSTTSADRVLAYVAEQQLHIDWILETHAHADHLSAARYLKEHVGGRIAIGENIRAVQSTFKKVFNLERSFLPDGSQFDHLFKDGETFRIGDVEATAMLVPGHTPADMAYRVEDSVFVGDTLFMPDVGTARADFPGGDVHALYRSIRTLLALPAETMMYVCHDYPPASRAPQWQTTVGEQRAHNIHVHDGISEEAFVAMRTARDATLDMPTLILPSIQVNVRAGDMPPPEDNGIRYLKIPVNTLGAPTR
- a CDS encoding ArsR/SmtB family transcription factor, which gives rise to MQHTHPVIDPELLRGAAAQAVGVLKLLANEDRLLLLCQLSQGERCVSELEDELSIRQPTLSQQLGVLRNEGVVDTRRQGKNIYYSVADPAMLEILAVLYRLYCPENPQDPESPEGEI
- a CDS encoding YeeE/YedE family protein; the protein is MSIDWNAFTPWSALLGGMLIGLAAAMFALLNGRVAGISGVLGGLLKPARGDVGWRAAFIAGLVGAPLVYAAFSVLPAVQIDAGYGALVAAGLLVGIGTRYGSGCTSGHGVCGLSRFSLRSLAATATFMGAGFVTVFVLRHLFNS
- a CDS encoding YeeE/YedE family protein translates to MFVLTSLLAGLVFGLGLIVSGMANPAKVLGFLDLAGRWDPSLALVMAGAIAVGSVAFLLAKNRTRSLLGAEMKLPTASHIDRRLVVGSALFGMGWGIAGFCPGPGLVALGMGESKALLFVAAMLAGMVVFEILEKRRQTITHRTA
- a CDS encoding DUF599 domain-containing protein, whose translation is MTSTTTWLASLITVAILLVYEAALLLVQRRNPARLARSAHANLREEWLAALSRQRGSEILAVQTLRNSLMSATMTASTAALGLMGAATLAAPSLNASLADGEALFGQFTARLALELVLMTVLFASLVCSAMAVRYYNHAGFISSMPVDSDERHRWTPTGVVYLRRAGLLYSWGLRHLLMVAPLLASIVYPLAGPVAAVIVVVALLGFDRFTPA
- a CDS encoding sigma-54 interaction domain-containing protein, translating into MATSARTPPPSSKSSADPQWRAQELLLMSEVMRLVGKSLAPEVVLREMLHLMSELLGLNRGRIVLADFVGDIALQGLADRKPATRAAGAPAPQSAIRYAYGLTREEMARGRYGPGEGITGRVLATAQPIIVQDIDAEPQFLARSVARAQLPPDTVAFIALPIEVNREVIGVLACHRIRSRDRQLADDVAVLKILATLAGQLLQLQALVAEKTRALQAKNQLLTRALETAAARYGIIGTSPALLQALGELERVSEATASVLLLGESGTGKELFARAVHLSSQRRDQPFIKVNCAAIPDTLFESELFGYERGAFTGAQNARAGWFEQADRGTIFLDEIGEMPLAMQTKLLRTLQEGTIVRLGGKREIRVEVRVVAATNRDLAQEVQRGSFRRDLFYRLNVIPIRLPSLRERPQDIRALAVHFLSRINQANQRNVSLSPAALARLEQHPWPGNIRELGNVIERLVLLTDSAMVSAPEVERFLPPEQEDAAAAARPPALASAGQAHAPPGAAAPAVREYQPARSHSAAQLQQALLAHGGNQSRAAQALGLTVRQFSYRLRKMGLHNVDNL
- a CDS encoding sulfurtransferase — encoded protein: MTTENALPPVLVSPEQLSAMMGTEPVVIIDTRDADTYAAGHLPGAVNLREIFTFLATSTAEGLTALQSTFAEHFGAIGLSGNETAVFYEDALNSGYGQSCRGYYLLTWLGYPKIKVLNGGFSAWKARGLPVSTDPVTPAAATFPAKLAMADVMLTKDEVAAALGTDTVLLDVRDIDEWTGESSSPYGKDFAPRKGRLPGARWIEWYRFMKPSAQGPVFKSPLEVQAECATAGIATDDTVYLYCFKGARASNTFLALKQAGFSDVRMYFGSWNEWSRDDSLPIETGAPVIKPKAPALALAA
- a CDS encoding OsmC family protein, whose protein sequence is MSEATVIEPTAPTTVKAFLKPIDGEGLAAFAAKGRANPASRGTNKVRTVMQGMYRSLSYVGDHQPVVVDEPLHLFGENTAPAPGEIVLSGLGGCLAVGITAVATWKKVRLSRLEIFLEGDIGNPAAWGADGALKQAPEMGFQTIRVKVVVEGDASREVLDGIVQHANFYSPVANSMRNPIPFEIALA
- a CDS encoding acyl-CoA dehydrogenase family protein; its protein translation is MEVLERAPTDADMAANAGMPAEAALIQAVRSLADGPLAELADDIDRRGVYPKSILQRLGELGALKAHIAEPGRPSDYALAIQAMTEVSRVCGATGFMVWCHAVCGVYMEQSGNPALTGALLAQHGNGQTLGATGMSNPMKTFAGIETFLLHARRVEGGFRVNGTLPWVSNLGPDHYFGAVADIDSIEGADDTEAATPQQEIMFLVRCDAPGAALRNCPSFSAMEGTNTWAVRLTDYFVGANDLIADPVRPFIGRIRAAFILLQTGMGLGVAQGAIDSMWKVERQLGHVNEFLEDRPDALQQELDELTARIMTLAQTPFGTGHEFLIDVLDARAHASELALRAAQSALLHQGARGYLMTSDVQRRVRESHFVAIVTPAIKHLRKEIARLSAEEQPA